GCGGACGTTCACCGTATTATCCGATAGAAAAACACAACGCACAGAAAACGCAAAAGTGATGTTTGCATTTCAGCCGCTTGCAGGGATCAATGCGACATTTGTGGAAATGTGGAAAGGGAATCTGAATTTTTCTCTGCGGTACAATACACAAACGGCGTACGACCTCGTTGCGTCAAGCGCAGATATGAAAGAAACGTTCACGCGGGAAATTGCAGGAACGCTCGGATACACAAAACGCGGATTTGAAATTCCGTTGTTTGGATTTTCACTGCAAAACGATATTGATTTCAGTTTTAATTTTACCCTCTCTGAAAATTCCGCTAACTCGTACGATGTACTCACACTTGCGCAAGACCAAAAAGGAATTCCGCAAGGAGGAACAACACGTACACAAATGGAACCGCGCATTCGCTACATTTTGAGTTCGCGTGTTTCTCTTGCAATTTTTTATCGCTACACCAGCATCAAACCTGACGAAGGCGGATCCAACATTCCTGGAACAACAACAAACGAAGCAGGATTAGATCTGAAGATTTCGATACAGTAAAAGTTGTACGATTTGAAAAAGTTGCGTGTTTTTATATCCTGAAACGCACCGTAATTCCTTTCACAAAATTTTTATACGAAGGAATAACCGAAATGTTGTTGTTCTCAATTCGATGAAGATACGGAATCCCTACCCCGATTGCGCTTCCGACAATCGCACCAACAATGATATCCGTCGGGAAATGCGCGCCGGAAAAAATGCGCATCAATCCTACGGAACTTGCCGCGCTCATTGATACAGACCAAACCGTTTTGCTGGATTGGGAACGAGGATAATACGCAGAATACACACTCGCAAGAAACGTCATCGAAGCAAACGCCCAAGTCGTATGTCCCGAAAAAAATGAACGGTCGCCTTCAATATCTTGACGCAATGACAACGGCGCATTTTCATTATACACATACGGACGATTTCGCTTCAGTGTTCCTTTGGCAATCGAAGGAAGAAACGTTGCAAGTAAAGCAGTTTCAATATACATTGTTGAAATTGTTTTCCAATCGTCTCTCATATTTTTATCTGAAATAATGAAACCAACAGGAGCGGCAATGCACGCAGCAACCAGATAATCGCTTCCGAGAGAAATTTTTTCCGAGGCAAATTGTGTTGCCCATCGGTCGAAAACATTGATTTCGTTTCTCTGGAGTTTGGAAATTTCATTCAACGATAACGATTTCAATGAATCATCAAGTGAAGCCACAAGAAATGCAATTCCGATACTTCCCGCAACGATTATTCCGTCTTTTTTCCACGAACTTTCAAACGGAGATTGAGCAACGGAAAGAGAATAAAAAAATGGGATGAGGAAAAAAAGAATTGCAGAGTTATGCAAAACCTTTAAGGTTTTTTGTTGTTGAAGTGAACAAAAGTATTTCTGTAAAGCAAATTTCATTACCGTAAACCCTTGAAGGTTTTTATGAACCATTTTCATTCCGTCAGCAAATTCGCGGCAACTGTTCTCCGCTTAACATATCAACAACACGCGTTCCGCCGATTTTGCTTTTCATTACTACAACTCCGCTATGCTCATCAACAACTTCGCCGATAATCGTTGCATTTTTTCCGAACGGATGTTGTCGCATTGCGATCAATATTTTTTCTGCGTCATTTTTTTCTACAAACGCAAGAAGTTTTCCTTCGTTTGCAATATACAGCGGGTCAAAACCAAGAATTTCGCATGCGCCGGTAACTTCTTCTTTCACAGGAATTTTATCTTCAGTAATACCAATTCCTTTGTGTGCGCTTTCTGCAATTTCATTCAATACGCTTGCAACGCCTCCTCTCGTAGCGTCGCGAAGAACGTGAATGTTGTTGCTTGCAGAAAACATCGTTTCAACCAAATCATTCAAAGGCGCCGTGTCGCTTTGAATTTCTGTTTCAAATTGCAATCCTTCGCGCATACTCATTATTGCAATTCCGTGTTCCGCAATAGTTCCGCTTAAAATTATTTTGTCGCCAACGTTCACATTTTTCGGCGAAATATTTCTTTCCTTTCCAACGATTCCAATTCCCGAAGTGTTGATAAAAATTTTATCACCTTTTCCTTTATCCACAACTTTTGTATCGCCTGTAATGATTTGCACGTTTGCTTTCTTCGCCGCTCCTTGCATTGATTGAACAATGCGCCACAACTCTTCCATCGCAAATCCTTCTTCAATAATAAAAGCGCAGGAAAGAAACAGCGGTTTTGCTCCGCACATTGCTACATCATTCACTGTTCCGTTCACCGCAAGTTCGCCGATATTTCCTCCCGGGAAAAAAATCGGATTGACAACGTAGGAATCCGTAGAGAATGCAAATCGTATCCCGTTTATTTCTACGATTGCGCCATCGTGAAGCGGCTCAAGAAATGCATTTTGAAATTGAGGAAAAAATATTTTCTGAATAAGTTGTTGGGTAAGTTTTCCTCCGCTTCCGTGTGATAGAAGAACAGAAGGATAATCAGAGATAGGAATTGGACAAGAAAACATATTCGGGATTTTAGAATGACAATTTTAGATTTTCTATTGAGAAAAATTTCTGCTGTACGCTAAATGCTAATTGCTATTTGCTCTCTGCGCTTTCAATGCCGATGCAAATCCTTATGCATAATTTTTCGTGTTTCGTGTAGTCTATCGTCGGCAGGTAAATCTATAAGGTAATTATTCATCTCTTCATCATTTTCCGCCTGAAGAAGTTTTGCAACATACTCAGTGACGCTTCTCGGAAAAATATTTTCTCGTTCGTACAAATTTCTTTTTGCAAGCAAAATGCGCGATGACTCCACACAACTTTTCGGAAGCGAAAAAAGTTTATTCAGCAATTCCTTGTCGTGAAAAATATTCCCGGTTACATACATTTCATTCGCAATTCTCAACGCATCGTCATTTGTTAAACCCCATTCTGCGGCGAGCGTTATTCCAGCAAGAAGCAGATGTACAATTGCGCTTCCATCGGGACTTCGCAATTCAACCGTTTGTCTTCCAATCGTATCGTGAAATTCCGTTGTTTGCTGCGGATTTAATTTCATCGCAAGATTACTGACATTTGACCATCCAAGCGGAACACGAATCATCGCACTACGATTTAAATCGCTCCAGCAAATTTTTGTCGGTGCTTCCTGATTTGGCACCAACCGCAGATATGCGGATGAAACGGTATTGCCAAATGCTGTGAGCGAATCGGCGTACGTACATAGTCCACCGATAACTTTTTTTGCTTCGAGTGATAATGTTCCATTGTCATCGAGCATACGATTTTTCCCATCACGCATAACCGCGATATGAAAATGCATACCATTACCCGCAATTCCTTCTTCCAGTTTTGGTGTGAACGTAGCAACACAATTATTTTTATGCGCAACATTTCGAACAAGCCACCGGGCAAGCACAACATTATCTGCGGCATCTTCAATCGGCATCGGCAGAAATTCGATTTCAAATTGTTCGCCGCGTTTTCCGTCAATTTCGTTTTCATCTCCGCTAATGTTTTCGATGTAACCAACTTCGCTGTGTGTGTACTTTACTGCGCCGGTGATTTGTGTAATATAGCGCGCCATTTCGTTCACAATTTCTCCGCTTTTGATAAATGGTGCAGAGCCGTGATAGCCGCGTTGTTTTTGCCCAATGAATGTTCTTGCTGTTGTTTCGCTCAACAAAAAAAATTCCAGTTCGCCGAGAGCATACAAATCTGCCGATGTTTTTTTTCTGAATAAATCGGCGGCGCGGCGCAAAATCGTATCGAGCGCAAATGGTGCAAACGTTCCGTCGCGCAAAAAATATCTGCAGATAAAATCCAAACTTCTATCATCGAAAGGACTAAAGAATGCAGTTTTGTACACGGGAACAACATACAAATCGGAAAGAGAAATATCTACCATTCCTTTGAACAGCGACGAACCGTCAACGCGTTCACCTTCGGCAAGAATGCGTTCCGCCTGCATTCGATTGCAAACGGGAATTTTCAATTCTTTCAGTTTTCCGTCGAGCGCAGTGTAATGAAACGTAATATGTTCAATGTTTTTCAACTCGATGATACGAATGAAATCTTCACGCGTAAATTGTTCACGCGGTTTATCGGCGAGTACCGAAACGGGGTTTGCAAGCGCGTAGTTGAAATTCATAAAAAAATATTTGCCTCGTTGGTGTTCTGTTACTTGAGCAATAAAAGTTTTCTTGTTTGTTTTTCATTTTCGGAAACAAGTTGATAAAAATACATTCCGCTCGGTACATTGGTTGCGTCAAATTCTATGTTGTGCATCCCTTTATTTTTTACTTCGTTCTTCAATAACTCCGCTACTTCTCTTCCTAACGCATCGTACACTTTCAAAGAAACAAGCGCAGTAGTGGATAGTGAAAAGCGGATAGTGGTCGTTGGATTAAACGGATTCGGATAGTTTTGAAGCAACAAGGTATTGGAAGGAAGAAGATTTCTTTCTTCTTTCACATCGGTAACAACTTCTGCAACAACAAATACGCTATCCTGCAACGTATCCGCATTATGCGTAAAAATAATATGCGCTGAATGTACACCAACATTCGAAGATGAAAACGAAACAGAATATTTTTTTTGTGAATGTGCCGCAAGAGTATCAAAGTTCGGGACAACGGAAAATGCGCTATCCGTTGTTGTAATTGAAGAAATAACAAGCGGAACCGTTCCTAAATTTTGAACAAAAAAACTATCGGACACAAGCGAGTCAATAAATACAGAAGTGAACACAATGGTATCTTTATCCACAGCAAACATGGGCGCATTCCATACAACGCCAAAATTCTTTTCCGTAAAATGTTCGCCGTCAATGAGCGTTACGGTGTGCGTTCCGTTCGCGGGAGACGTCGAAATCCATTTTGCAGGAGGAATAATTATTGCGGAATAATTTCCGGGTTTCACAAGTTGAAAACGATATTCGCCATTCTCATTTGACAACAGAGAATCTTTTTTAACTCCCGTCAATCGAATTTTGAAATCCTCTAACGTTCCTTCACTCGAATCACGAATGCCATTTCCATTTTCATCGTTGAAGACAATCCCACTGATAGTTCCGGGAAAGCGAAGTTTCCAAATTCCATTTGCCTGCAGCGCATAAATATTCATCGAATCAATTGCTAACACTGCGTAATTGCTTCCACTTGTCAAACTATCGGAAGTGCGGATAAATGTTTCTCCGTAATTGCGGGAAATATAAACTCCACCTGTCGAATTCAACGGCTCTCCGTACGTTCCCACATACACATAACCGGGATTTTCGAGCGATACGGATAGTCCCCACGTGTTGCGATTATTCAGTTGTGGAATATCATACCACGTATCGCCGCCGTCGGATGTTTTC
Above is a window of Ignavibacteria bacterium DNA encoding:
- a CDS encoding phosphatase PAP2 family protein, whose product is MKMVHKNLQGFTVMKFALQKYFCSLQQQKTLKVLHNSAILFFLIPFFYSLSVAQSPFESSWKKDGIIVAGSIGIAFLVASLDDSLKSLSLNEISKLQRNEINVFDRWATQFASEKISLGSDYLVAACIAAPVGFIISDKNMRDDWKTISTMYIETALLATFLPSIAKGTLKRNRPYVYNENAPLSLRQDIEGDRSFFSGHTTWAFASMTFLASVYSAYYPRSQSSKTVWSVSMSAASSVGLMRIFSGAHFPTDIIVGAIVGSAIGVGIPYLHRIENNNISVIPSYKNFVKGITVRFRI
- the hypE gene encoding hydrogenase expression/formation protein HypE; protein product: MFSCPIPISDYPSVLLSHGSGGKLTQQLIQKIFFPQFQNAFLEPLHDGAIVEINGIRFAFSTDSYVVNPIFFPGGNIGELAVNGTVNDVAMCGAKPLFLSCAFIIEEGFAMEELWRIVQSMQGAAKKANVQIITGDTKVVDKGKGDKIFINTSGIGIVGKERNISPKNVNVGDKIILSGTIAEHGIAIMSMREGLQFETEIQSDTAPLNDLVETMFSASNNIHVLRDATRGGVASVLNEIAESAHKGIGITEDKIPVKEEVTGACEILGFDPLYIANEGKLLAFVEKNDAEKILIAMRQHPFGKNATIIGEVVDEHSGVVVMKSKIGGTRVVDMLSGEQLPRIC
- a CDS encoding glutamine synthetase, producing MNFNYALANPVSVLADKPREQFTREDFIRIIELKNIEHITFHYTALDGKLKELKIPVCNRMQAERILAEGERVDGSSLFKGMVDISLSDLYVVPVYKTAFFSPFDDRSLDFICRYFLRDGTFAPFALDTILRRAADLFRKKTSADLYALGELEFFLLSETTARTFIGQKQRGYHGSAPFIKSGEIVNEMARYITQITGAVKYTHSEVGYIENISGDENEIDGKRGEQFEIEFLPMPIEDAADNVVLARWLVRNVAHKNNCVATFTPKLEEGIAGNGMHFHIAVMRDGKNRMLDDNGTLSLEAKKVIGGLCTYADSLTAFGNTVSSAYLRLVPNQEAPTKICWSDLNRSAMIRVPLGWSNVSNLAMKLNPQQTTEFHDTIGRQTVELRSPDGSAIVHLLLAGITLAAEWGLTNDDALRIANEMYVTGNIFHDKELLNKLFSLPKSCVESSRILLAKRNLYERENIFPRSVTEYVAKLLQAENDEEMNNYLIDLPADDRLHETRKIMHKDLHRH
- a CDS encoding T9SS type A sorting domain-containing protein; the protein is MFKFILQKKYFLIFSFIATQCFSQTNAVWVQKINGGGLGDPFAYNPQNHNTVYCASGNNIIYRSLDRGRTWHSYDTVSNGNQIKFIAVHPSDTLSMVVGQEAGPPDRIMKTTNGGQTWFHTWSGNFSYYGRPIAYEPNHRDLMYTEGGDTLYKSVDFGSTWQFVRRTNDVGGTGVGFNSWDCAVIRPDNDKILYVGDNGNGLWKSTDGGMTWTQKHLHSGEYPILVIDHFEPRIAYAARWGGVRGFMKTSDGGDTWYDIPQLNNRNTWGLSVSLENPGYVYVGTYGEPLNSTGGVYISRNYGETFIRTSDSLTSGSNYAVLAIDSMNIYALQANGIWKLRFPGTISGIVFNDENGNGIRDSSEGTLEDFKIRLTGVKKDSLLSNENGEYRFQLVKPGNYSAIIIPPAKWISTSPANGTHTVTLIDGEHFTEKNFGVVWNAPMFAVDKDTIVFTSVFIDSLVSDSFFVQNLGTVPLVISSITTTDSAFSVVPNFDTLAAHSQKKYSVSFSSSNVGVHSAHIIFTHNADTLQDSVFVVAEVVTDVKEERNLLPSNTLLLQNYPNPFNPTTTIRFSLSTTALVSLKVYDALGREVAELLKNEVKNKGMHNIEFDATNVPSGMYFYQLVSENEKQTRKLLLLK